In the Hordeum vulgare subsp. vulgare chromosome 7H, MorexV3_pseudomolecules_assembly, whole genome shotgun sequence genome, one interval contains:
- the LOC123408577 gene encoding HIPL1 protein-like — translation MRSSSMATAMLSIVAVVLLLAVQDSHGAKLCMDSTFPRAVNGSLSFCGYNGTACCNTTDDAAVRKQFAAMNISGTPCGDLVKSILCARCNPYAGELFTVRTSPRTVPLLCNSTGVSSRVSGVAAATGYCAQVWHTCKDVSIPGSPFQPPKGGASAPKLAEVWESEGDFCGALGGESICFDGEAAAFNATRAAPPVNGMCLERVSNGSYLNMAAHPDGSNRVFLSNQAGKVFLATVPPQGSGKPLELDLANPFLDITDEVHFDNEFGLLGMAFHPDFEKNGRFFVSYSCDKTQSASCSGRCACNSDIGCDPSKLGADNGAQPCQYQSVIAEYTANSSSGSPAMATSANPTEARRIMTLGLPFTTHHGGQILFSPGDGYMYFMMGDGGSVGDPWNFAQNKGTLLGKIIRIDVNDMPTGNSTPSWGNYGIPKDNPFSVDPKFAPEVFAMGFKNPWRCSFDSMKPSYFFCADVGQSLYEEVDLVVNGGNYGWRVFEGPESYPALSTPGGNTSVDSINAISPVMGYAHNTVNNNVGSASIIGGYVYRSMTNPCLNGRYIYADLYAQSMWSGIETPENSGVYNVTPLTFGCSKTSPIPCDVAAKSPLPSLGYIFSFGEDNAKDLYLLTSKGVYRVVDPSSCNYACPIKSSAEQGVPPPTASPSSAFNVQTSTLPRMLLAGVLILLVSLGF, via the exons ATGAGGTCGTCGTCGATGGCGACCGCGATGCTATCCATCGTCGCcgttgtcctcctcctcgccgtccagGACAGCCATGGCGCGAAACTGTGCATGGACTCGA CGTTCCCAAGGGCGGTCAACGGATCCCTTTCGTTCTGCGGCTACAACGGTACCGCTTGCTGCAACACCACGGACGACGCCGCTGTTCGGAAGCAGTTCGCCGCCATGAACATCTCAGGCACGCCGTGCGGCGACCTCGTCAAGTCCATCCTTTGCGCG AGATGCAACCCGTACGCCGGCGAGCTCTTCACCGTCAGGACAAGCCCTCGGACGGTGCCACTGCTATGCAACAGCACCGGCGTGTCGAGCcgtgtcagcggcgtggccgcggcGACGGGGTACTGCGCGCAGGTGTGGCATACCTGCAAGGACGTGTCCATCCCGGGGTCGCCGTTCCAGCCGCCCAAGGGCGGCGCATCGGCCCCGAAGCTCGCCGAGGTGTGGGAGTCGGAGGGCGACTTCTGCGGGGCGCTGGGCGGCGAGTCCATCTGCTTCGACGGTGAGGCCGCGGCGTTCAATGCGACCCGCGCCGCGCCGCCTGTAAACGGTATGTGCCTGGAGCGCGTCAGCAACGGCTCGTACCTCAACATGGCGGCGCACCCGGACGGCTCCAACCGCGTGTTCCTCAGCAACCAGGCCGGCAAGGTGTTCCTTGCCACCGTGCCGCCGCAGGGCTCCGGCAAGCCGCTGGAGCTGGACCTGGCCAACCCGTTCCTCGACATCACCGACGAGGTGCACTTCGACAACGAGTTCGGCCTCCTCGGCATGGCCTTCCACCCGGACTTCGAGAAGAACGGACGGTTCTTCGTCTCCTACAGCTGCGACAAGACGCAATCGGCATCGTGCTCTGGCAGGTGCGCCTGCAACTCTGACATCGGCTGCGACCCGTCCAAGCTCGGCGCCGACAATGGGGCGCAGCCGTGCCAGTACCAGAGCGTGATCGCCGAGTACACCGCCAATTCGTCCTCCGGCTCGCCTGCGATG GCGACATCCGCAAACCCGACGGAGGCGAGGCGGATCATGACGCTCGGGCTGCCGTTCACGACCCATCACGGCGGGCAGATCCTCTTCAGCCCCGGAGATGGCTACATGTACTTCATGATGGGCGACGGTGGCAGCGTGGGAGACCCGTGGAACTTCGCGCAGAACAAGGGGACCCTGCTCGGGAAGATCATCCGGATCGACGTCAACGACATGCCAA CTGGTAACAGCACTCCTAGTTGGGGCAACTACGGTATCCCCAAAGACAACCCATTCTCCGTGGATCCCAAGTTCGCGCCGGAGGTCTTCGCTATGGGCTTCAAGAACCCATGGCGTTGCAGCTTCGACTCCATGAAGCCGTCCTACTTCTTCTGCGCCGACGTCGGCCAG TCATTGTACGAGGAAGTCGACCTAGTAGTGAATGGCGGGAACTACGGGTGGCGCGTGTTCGAAGGCCCCGAGTCCTACCCGGCGTTGTCAACTCCCGGTGGGAACACCTCCGTCGACTCCATCAACGCCATCTCCCCCGTCATGGGTTACGCCCACAACACCGTCAACAACAACGTTGGCTCTGCCTCCATCATCGGCGGCTACGTCTATCGCTCCATGACCAATCCCTGCCTCAACGGCAG ATACATCTACGCGGACCTGTATGCGCAGTCCATGTGGTCAGGAATCGAGACGCCAGAGAACAGCGGGGTATACAACGTGACGCCGCTGACATTCGGCTGCTCCAAGACGTCCCCGATCCCGTGCGATGTCGCGGCCAAGAGCCCGTTGCCGTCACTGGGCTACATCTTCTCCTTCGGCGAGGACAACGCCAAGGACCTATACCTGCTTACCAGCAAGGGCGTGTACAGGGTGGTTGACCCGAGCAGCTGCAACTACGCGTGCCCGATCAAGAGCTCTGCGGAGCAAGGGGTGCCTCCGCCCACCGCATCGCCAAGCTCGGCATTCAACGTGCAGACTTCCACCCTGCCAAGGATGTTGTTGGCAGGAGTATTAATTCTGTTGGTGAGCTTGGGCTTTTGA